In the genome of Cryptomeria japonica chromosome 8, Sugi_1.0, whole genome shotgun sequence, one region contains:
- the LOC131038446 gene encoding probable pectinesterase 8: MMLKTRFLFALVSAIAIAFMAKQMILHSYLAEISFVQSYSSYLLRKHQHDHKHNEKAVNCNEIIPSINWDELDSSNVLIVDQNGCGNYSVVQSAVNAVADYNPNRTIILITAGVYTEKVYIPRSKPNITFQGQGFLSTAIVWNDTANSSGGTFYSGSVSVFSDNFVAKDISFKNSAPAPNPGEVGAQAVALRIAGDKAAFYECGFFGAQDTLLDDRGRHYFRLCFIQGSIDFIFGNARSLYHGCVLNSIANPVTSGSKTITGAITAQGRGSALENTGFSFVACIVRGTGNIWLGRAWRPYSRVIFAYSYFSDIISPDGWNDWNDHSRDKTVFYGQYRCAGAGANQTMRVAYSREFNDTEAAPFIDISYIDGDEWLFRSVPAYLHLQKSSPSKECALT; encoded by the exons ATGATGTTGAAAACAAGGTTTCTGTTCGCTCTGGTTTCTGCCATAGCCATAGCTTTTATGGCTAAACAGATGATATTGCATTCATATTTGGCTGAAATAAGTTTTGTTCAATCTTACAGTAGTTATCTATTGAGAAAACACCAACATGATCATAAACACAATGAAAAGGCAGTAAATTGTAATGAGATAATTCCATCTATCAATTGGGATGAATTGGATTCCTCTAATGTTTTGATTGTGGATCAAAATGGGTGTGGGAACTATTCTGTTGTGCAGTCAGCTGTGAATGCAGTTGCAGACTATAATCCCAACCGCACTATTATTCTCATTACTGCTGGTGTTTACAC AGAGAAAGTATACATTCCACGAAGCAAGCCCAACATTACATTTCAAGGCCAGGGCTTCCTTTCCACTGCCATAGTTTGGAATGATACAGCTAATTCCTCAGGTGGTACATTCTACAGTGGTTCTGTCTCAGTCTTCTCAGACAATTTTGTTGCCAAGGATATAAGCTTCAAG AACTCAGCTCCAGCTCCCAACCCTGGTGAAGTAGGAGCTCAAGCAGTGGCTTTGAGAATTGCAGGTGATAAAGCAGCATTTTATGAATGTGGCTTCTTTGGTGCTCAGGACACTCTTCTTGATGATAGAGGCAGACATTATTTCAGATTATGCTTTATTCAGGGCTCCATAGATTTTATATTTGGCAATGCCAGATCTCTCTACCAT GGATGTGTGTTGAATTCTATTGCAAATCCAGTGACAAGCGGCTCTAAAACAATAACAGGAGCCATCACTGCACAAGGTCGAGGATCTGCCTTAGAAAACACTGGATTTTCTTTTGTGGCATGCATTGTCAGAGGCACTGGAAACATTTGGTTAGGCCGTGCATGGAGACCATATTCCCGAGTAATATTTGCATATTCTTATTTTTCTGATATCATTTCCCCGGATGGGTGGAACGACTGGAATGATCACTCCAGAGATAA AACTGTATTCTATGGGCAATATAGATGTGCAGGAGCTGGAGCCAATCAAACCATGAGAGTAGCCTACTCAAGAGAGTTTAACGATACAGAAGCTGCTCCCTTTATTGACATATCTTACATTGATGGAGATGAATGGCTTTTTCGTTCAGTTCCTGCCTATTTACACTTGCAGAAAAGTAGCCCATCAAAGGAATGTGCCTTAACATGA